Within Paenibacillus albicereus, the genomic segment ACGGCCGTCGTCCGGTTTATTTCAGCTTGAGCAGCCTGCCGATGCTCTCGCAGGTCCGCTCCACGTTTTTCGGCCCGTCCGCGAGCAGCCGCTCCAGCTCGGCCGCTCCCGGCACGATGCCGAAGATGGCGTCGATGCCCTCCTCATAGAGCGCCTCCGCGCCGTCGCCGATATAGCCGGCGAGCGCGATGACGGGCTTGCCCGCTTCCTTGGCCGCTCGGGCGACGCCGAACGGCGTCTTGCCGAACTTCGTCTGGAAGTCCATGCCGCCCTCGCCCGTGAAGCAGTAGTCGGCTTCGGCCAGCTTCGCGCGCAGTCCGGTGGAGTCGATCACGATGTCGATGCCCCGTTGCAGCGTCGCTTGCGTGAAGACGAGCAAGCCCGCTCCCAGTCCGCCGGCCGCTCCCGCCCCGGGGAAGTCGCGGACCTGCTTGCCGAGCTGCTCCGCCAGGATGGACGCATAATGGGCCAGGCTGGCGTCCAGCGCGAGCGCCATCTCCGGCGTCGCTCCTTTTTGCGGTCCGAACACATGCGAGGCGCCGTTCGGGCCGCAGAGCGGATTGGTGACGTCGCAGGCGACGATCATCTCGACCTCCGCCAGCCTCGGGTCCAGACCGGATGCGTCGACCCGCGCCAGCCGGCCGAGGCTGCCGCCGCCTCGGGGCAGCTCGGCGCCGTCCGCATCGAGGAACCGGACTCCGAGCGCTTCCGCCATGCCGGCTCCGCCGTCATTTGTCGCGCTGCCGCCGATGCCGATGATGATTTTGCGGATGCCCTGATCCAGGCATTCGCGGATGAGCTCGCCGGTTCCGTACGTGGTAGTGACAAGCGGATTGCGCTGCTCCTTGGGCACGAGCTGGATGCCGCTGGCGGACGCCATCTCGATGGCGGCGGTGACGCCGTCTCCCATGATGCCGTAGCGGGCCAGGACGCGCTGGCCGAGCGGGCCCGTCACTTCCTTGGCGACGAGCTGGCCGCCGCTCGCGTCGACGAGCGACTGGACGGTGCCTTCGCCTCCGTCGGCCATCGGGACATGGATGAAGCGGGCGTCCGGGAACGCCTTGCGCAGGCCGGCTTCCATCGCGACGCAGGCCTCCTTGGCCGTCATGCTTTCTTTGAACGAATCGGGGGCGAGCAGAAACGTCGGTCGTGTCATGCGATCACCTCATGGTTAGTATGGTAGGTCAGAGCAGGAATCCGTACAGCACCGTGGAGACGACCGTCATCGTGCCGCCGACGAGCACCTCGTAGGGGACGAGTCCCATCCGCTGCTTGATCGTCATGTACATGCTGCCGGCCGTCACGTGGAAGTAGTTTCCTTGCGGCAGCGCGTCGATGACCGTCGCGCCGGCATGCACCATCGCCGCCGCCGCGAGCGGAGCCGTGCCCATGTCGAGGATCGCTTCGCCGAACGAGCCCGTCGCCAGGATGACGCCGGTGGACGTCGAAGCGGTGGCTGCGCCCATCAGGATGCCGGCGATCGGGGCGAGCAGCGTGCCGGATACGCCGGACGCTTCGATGATGCCGACGATCTGCGTCGACAGGTCGGACTTCGAGATGAGGCCGGCGATGCCGCCCGCGCCGAGCAACAGCAGCACGGTCGCGGTCATCTTGTTGAGGCCGGAGGCGGAGTAGTCGAGAATCTTGCTCGCCTTGCCCATCGCCAGCATGCCGACGATGCCGGCGATCGGCAGGATGAACATCGCGTCGACCTTGAAGCTCTCCAGCAGCTCGATGCCGAGGATGGCGCCGACCGGATTGAGCATCAGCAGCACGACCGCGACGAGCGGAGCGACGATGGCCGTCTTGAGCGGCGGGTAGTTCGACTCGTCCGCTTCGTTCTGGTTCGCGGCCTCCGCCTCGGACACGAGGACGCCCTTGCGCTTGATGAGCGAGGCGACGAGCACCGTGACGGCGAGTCCGAAGACAGCGGGCACGAACCCGGCCATCATCACCTGGCTCAGATCGAGGTTGAAGCCGTTGGCTGCCGCGATCGTGTTCGGGTTGGGGGAGATGAGGTTGCCGGCCTTGCCGCCGCCCGACAGCGCGAGCAGCAGCGCGATCTTGGAAAGGCCCATCTTGTGGCCGACCGACAAGGCGATCGGCGCGACGATGAGGACCGCGACGGGGATGAAGACGCCGACGGCGGTAATAATCATGGTCGCGAGGGCGAGGGCGAGGATCGCCTTGCCTCCGCCGAATTTCTTGACGATCGCCTTGGCGATCGTCTCCGCCGCGCCCGATTCCATCATGACGCCGGCCAGCACCCCGGCGGCGAGGACGCGGAGCACCGTGCCCATCACGCTCTGGGTGCCGCTCGTCAGCACTTGAATCGTCTCGTTCAGGGTCGCGCCGCCGAGCAGCGCGCCTGCAATCGCTCCCAAAAAGAGCGCGTAGACCGGATTCAGCTTGCGCAAAATCAGAATGATCGCAAGCGCAAGACCGGCTAGCGCTCCGATCCAGCTGATCGTCAATCCGTCCATGATATGTGACCTCCTCGAGCTCGAAAGCAGCTTGTTTTCTTGAATACGCTTTCAGTATAGACGGATTCGCAAGGAATCGATATTGATTAACGGACGATATTCCTTGTGCAGATGCACGACTCCGAACGATGAAAAAAGCTTCCCGTATCGCTTCAGGAGCGGCACGGGAAGCTTCTTGCGGGGATAGCCCCGAGGAACAAAGGGGACCTTATTCGGCAGATGGCGGATTCGAGCTCGACCGGATGGCTTCGTCCGATGACGGTACGGCCCCGATTTCGTCGGCGTATTCTTCCAAAGACTTGATCCGTCCATGCGGATTCGGATGCTGCTTGCGCTGTTTCCAGCTGCTTTCGCGGCGCCGCTTGGCAGTGCTCATGAGGTCCCCTCCCTTCCTGACGCTTAGCGTGGGCGATCGGGCCCCATCCTATTCGCCCGGCGTTCCGAATCCTCCTTGGCTGCGCGAGCAAGAAGGCAGGCTCGGCCGAGGCGATGCGAAGCGGCTAGCTCAGGCCGGATGACGCAGGCCCGGTCCGGCGGCTTCGCCTGTGCTGTCGCGCCGGTCGAGGCCAGGCTCGGGCTCCGAGGCGCCGGCCGCGGCTCCGCCGCCCTGGGACCCGGCCAGCAGATCGGAGGCCAGGACGGCGATGCGCCGGACTTCTCCGTCCGTCTGCGCGGAGGCCGCGCGCTGCTGCTCCGACAGCAGCGCGAGCCGCTGCGCGGAGCGGCTGGTCTGGTCCGCTCCGGCGGCGATGTCCGCCATGCGCGAGGAGGCGGCCTCGCAGCCGGCGTCCATCTCGCGGATGCTGTCGGTCAGGGCGTGGATGCCGCCGGACATGTCGAGCAGCTCCTGCTGCAAGGAGCGGAACTGTCCGAGCGACTGCTCGGCCCGGACGGCCGCCGTCTCCGAGGCGCGCAGCCCCTCTTCGATGCGGGAGGCGGCGCGTTCGTTCTCCAGCCGCATGGAGCGGACGATCTCGCGCATCTGCTCGGCGGTGCCGCCGCTGCGGGCGGCGAGCTTGCGGACCTCTTGGGCTACGACGGCGAAGCCGCGGCCGGCCTCTCCGGCGCGGGCTGCTTCGATGGACGCGTTGAGCGCCAGCAGGCTTGTCTGCTCCGCCATCTCGCGCACGGAATCGACCATCGCCTCGGCGGCCTCGGAAGCCTTCACCATGCCGGAAGCGGAAGCGGCCGTATCGCGCAGGATCACGCCTGCGTCCTCCATCTGGCGCAGCAGGCTCTCCATGCCGAGCCGATGCTCCTCCAGGCCGGCGTCGGCGGCGAGCGCCTTGTGCTGCGTCCCGCCCGTAACCTCGGCCGCCCGCCGCGCCTTGGCGGCGATGTCGGCCAAGCCGGCCTGCGCCTGCTCGACCGCGCTCTGCTGGCGCTGCTGCAGCCGTACCGCTTCCGCGAGGCCGCTGCCGACCTCGGCGCTCTGGGCCGCGCTTTCGCGGGACAGTCCGGCGACCGAGCTGGCGGAGGCGTCGAGCGTCCGGCTGAGCTCTTGCACGCGCCCCAGCAGCCCTTCGAGCTGCTCCTGCTTGTGCCGCCGTTCCGCTTCCAGGCGGGAAACCTCGCGGGCCTTGCTGCGGATCTGCAGGCAGGTGAACAGCGCCGTCAGCAGCAGGAACAGCGCGTGGATCAGCACCATCGAGAACGGATATCGGCTCGCGCCGAACACCAGCTCCGGCGCGAGCAGGTAGCCTCCGACATGCTGCGCGGCGAATACCGCCGTCATGAGGGCGATCAGGCGCATGCTTTCGTAGTAGGCGGCGATCGCCAGCACCATGAAGATCGAAAAGTGGAATTCCACGCTCCCGCCGGAACCGGCGATGATGGAGATGCTGGAAAACGTCAGCGACAGCGTCGCCAGCGCCGGGGCGATCCAGGCGGCAGCACCGGTGCGGCCGCGGCCGAACGGGATGGCGGCGAGCAGCAGCAGGAAAGGAACCGCCAGCAACAGGTTGAGCGAAAGGGCGCTGCCTTCGGCGGCCATGCCCGAGGGAGCGGCAGAGCCGGGCATGACATGGCCCATGCCGGTCTGGAACCAGCCGAGCGCGCGGTGAAGGAAGTGGACGGCGGCGCTGAGCATCGCCAGAGCGGCGGCCGAGCGGAGCATGAAGCGGTTGCGGTAGTCGAGCATAAGGGGTCGGATTCTCCTTGATGAGGGATGAGGCATAGGCAGGGCGGCCGCGGGGGGGGGGAGCGGACCGCCTCCGATGCAGGTTCTACAGGATGTAACGTCGCCCGAAGACAGCTGGATCAATGCGGAGAGCGTGCGGGCGGAGGTCAGCTTTTCTCGGAGCTGCCGCCTTCCTTCAGCTCCTCCATGCGGACGGCGACGTCCCGGCGCGGCTGCGGATACGATAGCTCGAGCTTCTCCAGCTCCTCGACGAGCGTGCGCAGCACGGCGTAATTGCGGAACCAGCGGTTGTCGGCCGGCACGACATGCCAAGGCGAGGCGTCCGTGGCCGTGCGTCGGATCGCGTCCTCGTAGGCGTCCTGATAGGCCTTCCAGTGCTTGCGCTCCTCCAGGTCGCTTGGATCGAACTTCCACCACTTCTCCGGATTTTCCATGCGATCGCGGATTTTCTCCAGTTGGAACTCGGGCGAGATATGGAGGAAGAACTTCAGGACGCGGATCCGCTGCGATTCGAGCATGTCCTCGAAGTGGCGGATCGACTTGAGCCGCCGGCGGGCTTCCTTGTCGTCGATCGTCCCGTGCACGCGGGTAATGAGCGCCTCCTCGTAGTAGGAACGGTTGAAGGCGGCCATCTGCCCTCTTGCCGGCACGCTGCGGTGGGTGCGCCAGAGGAAGTCGTGCTGCGCCTCCTCCTCGGTCGGCTTCTTGAAGCTGTGCGCCCGGAAGCCTCCGGGGTCGATGCCGCGGAACACTTTTTTGATGACGCCGTCCTTGCCGCTGCAGTCCATGCCCTGGAACACGATGAGCATGCCGTGGGAGCGGGAGGCGAAAAGCCGCTCCTGCTGCTCTTCGAGCCGTTCGAGCAGCTCCTTCTGCTCGTCCTCGATCTGCTTCTTGTCCTCGATGCCGTTCGTATCCGCCGGGTCGAACGCCTTCAGCTTCAGCTTGGCGCCCGCGCCGATGCGGTAGCGGTTCAGGTTCATCGGATGTCTCCTCCTTGGATGGCCGGAAATCGGATAAGGGATTGCTTCGTCACCGGTAGAATGCCCGTTTTTTGAAATCGAGCCGCCGGATGTGAGATGATAAGGGTAGATTACAGCGGCCGGACAAGGCCGGGCAAGGAGCAATCCGATGAATTCTCCGCAGCTTGCGCAGCTCAAGAGGCTCAAGAACGAAATCACCCGATTCATGATGATGTATAAATTCGCCCTGGACGAGATGGAGACGAAAATCGAGATCCTCAAGGAGGAATTTCAGCTCCTCCACGACTACAATCCGATCGAGCATACGAAATCGCGCGTGAAGTCGCCCGAAAGCATCATCAACAAGGTGTCTCGCAAAGGCAGCGAGCTGTCGCTGGCCTCCATCAAGGAGTCGATCCAGGACATCGCCGGCTTGCGCATCACCTGCTCGTTCGTCTCCGACATCTACCGCATCCGCGACATGCTCAAGGTGCAGCAGGACCTCAAGATCGTGCAGGTCAAAGACTATATCGCCCAGCCCAAGCCGAACGGCTATCAGAGCCTGCATCTGCTCGTCGAGGTGCCGGTCTACATGTCGGACCGCCAGGAAAAGGTGCTCGTCGAGGTGCAGATCCGCACGATCGCGATGGACTTCTGGGCGAGCCTGGAGCACAAGCTGTATTACAAATACAACAAAGCCGTGCCGGACCATCTGCTCCGCGAGCTGAAGGAGGCGGCCGACTCGGCGCGCGCGCTCGACCTCAAGATGGAGCGTCTCCACCGCGAGGTGGAATCGCTGCAGGCGGAAGAGGAGGAGCACGAGGACTTCCTGCCCGCGCTGCTCGAGAACCCGAGGGGGCAGCAGCCTGACGGGCCTTCGCAGCTGCTGCGCTTGCTGGGGGGCGACTTCAGCGGGGGATGATCTCGCCCGCCGAGGCTTGTCAGCTCGGCTGGACGGCGCCCTGGATCATGGATCCGGTCCGGCTCGCCTCGAACGCCTCCGCCGGCTCGGTCCGAGCGGCCGGCGCGAGCGGATCGTACGGCGACTGCTCCGTCTCCAGGCTGTAGGCCAGCAGCACCCAGGCCGGATCGCTTTCGTCGCGGCAGCGGTCGCGGTCCTCGCCGCTCTCCGCCTCGTGGTACTGCCTGGCGAGAGCGCACCGCTCGCGCAGCCGCTGCCGGAGCGCCTCGATCGCCGCGGCCTTATCCTCCTGCGAGGTTTCCAGCAGCCCGAGCGACGCGCATGGCGCCGCGGCCACGGCCTGCAGCTCCTCCAGCGTCTCGGCGTTCAGCTTGCAGCGGTGAAACGGTCCGAGCAGCAGCTGCGACTCCGGCTGGAGCCGGAACACGCAGCCGTACAGCAGCTCGTACGCGCCTCGCGTCTCCCGTGCGGACGCTCCGGACGGGGAAGGCGGGGCGGCTTGCTGCGGCTGGATATAGTAGCCGGCGAACCGTTCGCAGAACTGCTCGTAGTCGCGGGTGAACGCCTCCATCTCCTTCCAGACCCGCTGGAGGTCAGCGCTGTACAGCGGAGGCTTCCGAAGCAGCGCGAGCAGAAAAAAATGCCGTTTGAGCTCTCGTTCCATCCACGTGTACTTCACCTCGCTCAGCTGGGGATCGCCGCTGCAAATGCGCTCGCGCACCTGCAGCAGCCACTCCTCCGGCAGCGCCTCGTGGAGCCTCGTCTCCAGCTCGGCCATATAGGCCGGCAGGCCATCCCGCAGCTCCAGGCCGGGCGCCGCCAGCGGCCGGTACAGCTGATCCGCCTCCTCCGTGCCTCCTGAGCCGCCCAGCCACTCCTTCAACCGGTTCATCATCCGCCGCCTCTCTCCCTCCGTGTTTTCGTCCCTGTCGTATTCCAAGCGATCTATTACCCGCTATTACCCGGCCGCGGCCGATTTCCATCAGTGCGGGCAGGGAAAGTTTCGCGCATGGAAGAACGGGCGAGGCCGTGTCGGCCTGACGTCTCACGAAATGCGCCCGCCGCTCGAACCAAGGCCCGGCAGCGCCGCCGCCTGCTTGGTCTTGGCGGCCGCGGACAGCAAAAAGAACAAGCCCGGAGCCGAGTAGGCTCCGGGCTTGTTTCGGTGTCATTCGCCGCCGGAGGCGGCAGGCTCCGCTCCGCCATGCTCCGGCAGCGCGGTCATGTAGCTGTCGGACAGGCGCAGCAGCTCGAGCGCGCGGTCGTAGTCGTCCTGGCTGGCGCCGTCGGCGGGCTGGCCGGACTTGAGCGCGTAGCGCGTGCCGTCCTCGTAGCCGACGCCGGGGATGTACAGCGAGCCGGAGTTGAGGAAGGAGCCCGATGGCAGGTAATACCGCTGCGGAATCAGGTTGGCCTGCTCGTTCAGCAAGTCCTGTCCGAAGTGGATCTGACCGTCCAGCGAAGCGCCGGCCAGATTGGCGATCGTCGGCAGCAGGTCGACCTGGCCTCCGAGCGTATCGAAGCGGCGCGGCTCGGTCACGCCCGGGGAGGCGATCATCAGCGGAATGTGGATCATTTCCGGATAGCCGTATTCATGGCCGTAGATTTCCGCCATGAGCTCCTTGTCCTTGCGGTCGAGCGAGAAGATCGGCAAGCCCTGATGGTCGCCGTAGACGACGAGCAGCGTGTCCTCCCACAGGCCGGACTGCTTGAGCCCCTCCACCAGCTGTCCGAAGGCGTAGTCGGCGTAATGCTGGGAGCGGATGTAGTCTCCGACGAGCGTATCCTCGTAGCGCTCCGGCAGGACGAGCTCCTGGCCGGCCGGCAGCTCCGGCGTCAGCGTGAACGGATGATGCGCCGTCATGGCGATGAGCTGGGCATAGAACGGCTTGCCGGATGCGTCCATCTCCTTCAGCTTGTCGAGCGTCTTGGCATAGAGCACCTCGTCGTCCGCGCCGAAGTAGACGGATTCTTCGTTGCCGAAAAACGGCTTGTCGTAGAACCGGTCGAAGCCGACGGCCTTGTACAGCTCGCGGCGGTTCCAGAAATCCACGACGTTCGTGTGGAACGTCGCGCTGTCGTAGCCCTGCGCCTTGAGCAGCTTGGGCAGGCTCGGCACGTCCTTGTAGGCGTAGTCCATCGTGGCGGCGCCGCTCTCCGGAATGTAGAACGACGTATTGACGACGAACTCGGCGTCGGAGGTGTTGCCTTGGCCGACCATCTGGTAGAAGCGTTCGAAGTAGAAGCTCTCCTGCGCGAGCTTGTTCAAGTTCGGCGTCGCTTCCTGCCCGTCCAGCTTCAGGCCGATCAGGAAATTCTGGAACGACTCCAGCTGCACGACGATGACGTTCTTGCCCTTGGCGGCTCCGAAGTAGGCCGGCTGCGCCGGCTGCTGCAAGCCCTTGAGCTCGTCGATGCGGGCTTGAGTCACTTCCTCGGGCTTGAGCAGCTCCTCCTCGCTGCCGTTGTCGAGCAGGGCATAGGCCTCGTAGTTGAGGATGCCCATGTCCTCGGCTTTGGTATGCTCGTTCATGCTGGCGCGGTTGGGCAGAATATTGAACAGGCAGAGCGCGACGGAGGCGACGACGACGCCGGCGAATGCCATCCTCCGGCGGCTGCGGACGGAGGATGGCGCGCGCTCCGTCCGGAACAGCTCCTTGCGGCCGCGAATGAGCATCCAGGTCAGGATGACGATGTCGAGGAAGATCAGCGTATAATACGGATCCATGAGCGAGAACACGCTGTTGCTCACGGCAGTCACCTGATTGACCTGCTGCAGCGCGTGCCAGGTGGCGATGACGCCGTAATATTTATGATACATGAAGACGGAGAAAAGAATGCCGGTCAGCGCGGCGTCCGCGATGACGTAATAGAGCAGCTTGCGCTTGCTCGCGAACATCTCGATCAGCCCGAAGATGAGCCAGGCGAACGGCAGCTCGGTAATCAGGATCGCCCAGGACGGGCCGTCGGCGAAGATGACGAACCAGGTCAGCATGCTTTTCAGCAGCAGGATGACGGAAAAAAATAGAAAAGGCCGGCTCGTCAGCAGCCGGGTCGCACCATTTTGCCTCACGATGGCAGACTTCCTTTCGGGTCGGACTGGTATGCGCTTGCTCCATCAATACGGCCGGCGGATCAGGCCGATCCGGGCCAAAAAGCTCTACAGGCTAGTGTACATTATGAAGCGGCCTCTCTGCCTTGTCAAAAAGCAGGAAACCATGCCAGAGCGCGTGAGAGTCAGGAAATATAAGGAAATTGAGGCGATTCAAGCTTTTTTTCCGCCAGACGGATACAACTCGGGGCTCTCCTCCGTCTATCGGATAGCTGCAGCAAGGAAGGAGGAGCGGAAAAACGAGATGGGGATTCCGGAATCCAAGCGATACAAGCAAATCTTCTACGACTATTACCCGGGCGTGCTCCGCAAGCTGGCCGCGCTGCTGCGCGACGAGAGGCTGGCGGAGGACCTGGCTCAGGAAACGTTCCTGAAGCTGTACCGACAGCCGCCCGACAATCTGGACGCCCCCGGCGCCTGGCTGCATCGGGTCGCGACCCGGCTCGCCTATGACCATATGGACAAAGCGGCGCGCGACCGCCGGCTGACGGAAAAGCAGGAGCGGGAGCTGGCCGCGAGCGTCGGCGCTTCTCCGTCGGGAGAGGCCGAGCTGATGCGCCGGCTCGATCAGGAGGAGGTGCGGCAGTGGCTGGACGGCCTGCCGGAACGCGACCGCAAGGCGCTGCTGCTCCGCTACTCCGGGTACAGCTACGCGGAGATCGCCGAGGAGCTGAGCATGCGCCCGCCGCTCGTCGGCACGATGCTCGCGAGAGCGACCGACAAGCTCCGGCGCTGCGCGGAGCAGGCCGGGGCGGATGGCGGAAAGTCGGCCGGACCGGCTCCCGGCAGCCGAGAGAGACGCGTGGATGCGTCGCCGGAGGCCGGCTATCGAAGCCGGCTGGAGCTTCATTAAGAGAACAGGAGACAAAGGGAGGACGAGCGCATGAAGGAGCAGGATCGCCGTCTCCGACAGCCGCAAGCGGACGGAGAAGGCAGCGGAGCGGACCAGCCCATAGCGTCCGCCCGCACGGACCGGGCCTGGGAACGGCTCATGCAGGCGATGGAGCAGGAGCCGATATCGCCGGCCTGGGCGGAGCTGGAGCGGCAGGCGGAAGCACAGGAAGAGGCGCTGCGCGCCGAGAAGAGGGAGCAGGCGGCAAGCCTGGCTCGAATCGAGGAGGAAACGAACATGAATGAACCGATGCTCGAAACGAAGAAATCTGCCGGAGCGGAAGGCGCCGCGCCGAGAGCGCGCCGCATGGGCGGCCGCGCGCGCCGCTGGATGGCCGGAGTTGCGGCGGCGGCCGTCGTCGTGACGGCGGTCGCGACGCCGATGGGCAACAAGGCGCTGGCCGCGCTGCTCGGGCAGTTCCGCATGGAGCAGGTGACCGAGGTGAACGAGGCGGACCTGCAGCAGCTGTTCAACAGCGTCTTCCAGGAAGGCGTATCGGAGGAAGCCGTCAACCGCTACGGCGAGTTCAAGGTCGAGACGGGAAGCAGCAGGGGCGAGATGGGACGCCAGGAAGCGGAGCAGGCGGCAGGCTTCGCGCTGCTGCCGGAGTCGCTGACCGGCAAGCAGGACAAAATCTACCTGAGCGCCTCCCAGAACCTGAGCCTCAAGCTTGACGTGGAGGAGATCAACGCGACGATGAAGCAGCTCGGCGCGACGAAGCTGTTCCCCGCCAGCGTGGACGGCAAGAAGCTGACGCTCGCGATCGGACCGTCGGTCAGCTATTCGATCGGCACGGACAGCATGAGCATGAACGTGCAGCAGCTGAAGACGCCGGTCGTCGACGTGGAGGCGGGCGTGGACCTCGAGGACGCGGTCGAGACGGTGCTGAAGTTCCCGCTGATGCCGGAGCAGCTCAAGCAGAGCCTGTCGAGCTCGCAGCTGCTTACGAACGGAGAGCTTCCGCTGCCGGTGTTCACGGACGAGGACAGCAAGGCGGAGCGGCTGCAGATCGGCGGCGTGCCGGTCATCGTCACGGAGCGCCATTACGGCGAGGACAGCTTCAACAAGGAAGCGACCTTCGTCAAGGACGGCGTCATGACCGTCGCCTCGATGTATCAGAGCGTCGGGGACCAAGGTTCTCCGACGACGCGCGAGCAGGCGGACGCCTGGTTCTCCAAGCAGCTTGAGGAGCTGGTCGGAGCGTGAGCGCCTTCGCGATCCAGACCGAGTCGCTGACCAAGCAGTACCCGAACGGGCGCGGCTGCAGCGACGTCACGATTACGGTGCGGGAAGGGGAAGCCTTCGGCTTCCTCGGCCCGAACGGCGCGGGCAAGAGCACCTGCGTCAAGATGCTGGTCGGCCTGATCTTCCCTACGGAAGGTCGGGCTTCGCTGTTTGGACAGGAGGCGGGCACGGTCGAGGCGAGGCGGCTCATCGGCTACCTGCCGGAGCTGTACCGCTATCAGGAATGGCTCACCGGCGACGAGGTCGTGCGGCTGCATGCCAAGCTGGCCGGACTGACCCGAGCCGAGGCGGACCGGCGCGTGCCGGAGCTGCTGGAGCGGGTCGGGATCGGCCTGCGCTCCCGCGACCGGGTCAAAGGGTACTCCAAAGGCATGCAGCAGCGGCTCGGCCTCGCCTGCGCGCTCGTATCGGACCCCCGTATCCTGTTCCTGGACGAGC encodes:
- a CDS encoding ABC transporter ATP-binding protein, producing the protein MSAFAIQTESLTKQYPNGRGCSDVTITVREGEAFGFLGPNGAGKSTCVKMLVGLIFPTEGRASLFGQEAGTVEARRLIGYLPELYRYQEWLTGDEVVRLHAKLAGLTRAEADRRVPELLERVGIGLRSRDRVKGYSKGMQQRLGLACALVSDPRILFLDEPSSAMDPIGRSEVRQLLHELKGQGKTIFLNSHLMEDVEALCDRVALLNNGRILQQGLVEDVLQQRPLWRLRLGGYAPPLLDWLRAETGISVREAEAAADGTAVLEAELADEEQAGWLHAVLIGQGATLYESARVRTKLEEWFVTELSGKSHRGEKA